Proteins from a genomic interval of Clostridium scatologenes:
- a CDS encoding NusG domain II-containing protein: MKKGDKIAAILIIALIAISAISVFLYKQHVKSSHHIANIKQDGKVIKTIDLDTVKEAQEIRVPYNGNHFNVIEVLPGKIRIKDADCPDKICIKTGWISEPGQSSVCLPHRLMITIEGKNAKVDQISS, translated from the coding sequence ATGAAAAAGGGAGATAAGATAGCTGCTATACTAATAATAGCTCTAATTGCAATAAGTGCAATTTCAGTTTTTTTATATAAACAGCATGTAAAGAGTTCTCATCATATAGCTAATATAAAACAAGACGGAAAGGTAATTAAAACTATCGATTTAGATACTGTAAAAGAAGCACAAGAAATAAGAGTACCTTATAATGGTAATCACTTTAATGTTATAGAAGTACTTCCTGGAAAAATAAGAATTAAAGATGCGGATTGCCCTGATAAAATTTGCATTAAGACAGGTTGGATATCAGAACCAGGTCAAAGTTCTGTTTGTCTTCCTCATAGATTAATGATAACTATAGAAGGCAAAAATGCTAAAGTTGACCAAATATCAAGCTAA
- a CDS encoding Gx transporter family protein, whose protein sequence is MKKTRKMVFLSFLVSIALVIYIVEAQIPVLFPGIKLGLANIISLAALILMGWKEALLIMFLRTLLGSMFGGSMSAFMFSIAGGLLSNIVMILLYKYFKDSVSLWTISICGAIFHNIGQLFVASLVIKDFRIYIYLPVLLVSAVVTGYFIGLSTKFLTKHINKIPMFKNI, encoded by the coding sequence ATGAAAAAAACAAGAAAAATGGTATTCTTAAGTTTTTTAGTAAGTATTGCCCTGGTAATATATATAGTAGAAGCACAAATACCTGTACTTTTTCCTGGAATAAAATTAGGCCTTGCCAACATTATATCACTTGCTGCCTTAATATTAATGGGTTGGAAAGAAGCTTTACTCATAATGTTTCTAAGAACTCTTTTAGGTTCAATGTTTGGTGGCTCTATGTCCGCCTTTATGTTCAGTATAGCTGGTGGACTATTAAGCAATATTGTAATGATACTGCTTTATAAATATTTTAAGGATTCTGTAAGCTTATGGACAATAAGTATATGTGGTGCTATATTTCATAACATAGGCCAACTATTCGTAGCTTCTCTAGTTATAAAAGATTTTAGAATATATATTTATCTTCCAGTACTTTTGGTATCCGCAGTAGTAACAGGATACTTCATAGGTCTTTCTACTAAGTTTTTAACAAAGCATATTAATAAAATTCCTATGTTTAAAAACATTTAA
- a CDS encoding lactate/malate family dehydrogenase: MKPLKLVVVGVGHVGSYVLADAMKLGLFGKIGVIDLDKGVAHGEALDQSHATALTYMNNIEVTSGGYEQCKDADIIICAAGPSILKDPDHPEAMPDRTLLTTHNACVIRQVMTEITKYTKNAVIIFITNPLDTMVYIAENEFGYPSGKIFGTGTMLDSARLRKTVANLYNIDPKAVTGYMMGEHGMTAFPVLSKLNIAGIVYKEFASYYNDIEQLSAEEIGKEVVKTAYAVLNAKGWTNAGVAQAAVTMAKCVALDERSVYPACTTLRGEYGHDGDVALSMPCLIGKDGIIRRIAPKLDDWETRKLNGSIDYIKSTMKEAKTGIEFLKK; this comes from the coding sequence ATGAAACCATTAAAATTAGTAGTCGTTGGAGTTGGACATGTTGGATCTTATGTACTTGCTGATGCTATGAAGCTTGGACTTTTTGGTAAGATTGGGGTAATTGATTTGGATAAGGGAGTAGCCCATGGTGAAGCGCTAGATCAGAGTCATGCTACAGCATTGACTTATATGAATAATATTGAAGTTACAAGCGGTGGTTATGAACAATGTAAAGATGCTGATATTATTATATGTGCAGCAGGACCGAGTATATTAAAAGACCCAGATCATCCTGAAGCTATGCCAGATCGAACTCTTTTAACTACACATAATGCTTGTGTTATCCGTCAGGTTATGACTGAAATTACTAAATATACTAAGAATGCTGTCATCATTTTTATTACTAATCCACTTGATACCATGGTGTATATTGCTGAAAATGAATTTGGATATCCAAGTGGAAAAATATTTGGCACAGGAACAATGCTTGATTCTGCCAGATTAAGAAAGACAGTTGCAAACCTTTATAATATTGATCCAAAGGCTGTAACTGGTTATATGATGGGAGAACATGGCATGACTGCATTTCCTGTTTTAAGTAAACTTAATATTGCTGGTATAGTGTATAAAGAATTTGCTTCTTATTATAATGATATAGAACAGCTTAGTGCAGAGGAAATTGGCAAAGAAGTAGTTAAGACTGCTTATGCTGTTTTAAATGCAAAAGGATGGACTAATGCTGGTGTTGCGCAAGCTGCTGTAACTATGGCAAAATGTGTTGCTTTAGATGAGAGAAGTGTTTATCCAGCATGTACAACTCTCAGAGGTGAATATGGTCACGATGGTGATGTAGCATTAAGTATGCCATGTTTAATTGGTAAAGATGGAATCATTAGAAGAATTGCTCCAAAACTTGATGATTGGGAGACAAGAAAATTGAATGGAAGCATTGATTATATCAAGAGTACTATGAAAGAAGCAAAAACTGGAATTGAATTTTTGAAGAAATAA
- a CDS encoding MBL fold metallo-hydrolase, with amino-acid sequence MKIITLIENIKDDSNNLINEKGLCLYIEKDNKHILFDTGRTGKFINNAEKLGINLREVDAVVLSHGHGDHGGGLIPFFKINSKAKVYMKAEASEEYYFHLMLFNKNVSIDGNIFKNYSHRIEYVKDFTEIMKDIYIITDINKYYEIPEGNKYMFIKKKNKLVRDKFQHELIMVIKEQDYISIFTGCSHNGAANMIKTSRIKFKDLNIKAVIGGFHLVKIPIIKSLTASQDQIDILINEIITSNVERVYTGHCTGEKAYRKLNDVLGDKIHYIKTGTEILI; translated from the coding sequence ATGAAAATAATTACGCTTATAGAAAATATTAAAGATGATTCAAATAATTTAATTAATGAAAAAGGACTGTGCCTTTATATAGAAAAAGATAATAAACATATACTTTTTGACACAGGAAGGACAGGAAAATTTATCAATAATGCAGAAAAATTAGGCATTAATTTAAGAGAAGTAGATGCTGTAGTATTATCCCATGGACATGGAGATCATGGTGGAGGGTTAATACCTTTTTTTAAAATAAATAGCAAAGCAAAAGTATATATGAAAGCAGAAGCTTCAGAAGAATACTATTTCCATCTTATGTTGTTTAATAAGAATGTTAGTATTGATGGTAATATTTTTAAAAATTATTCTCATAGAATTGAGTATGTAAAAGATTTTACAGAAATAATGAAAGATATATATATTATTACAGATATAAATAAATATTATGAAATTCCTGAAGGCAATAAATATATGTTCATTAAGAAGAAAAATAAATTAGTTAGAGATAAATTTCAGCATGAATTAATTATGGTAATTAAGGAACAGGATTATATAAGTATATTTACAGGCTGTTCTCACAATGGTGCTGCTAACATGATAAAAACTTCTAGAATTAAATTTAAAGATTTAAATATCAAAGCAGTTATAGGTGGATTTCATTTAGTGAAAATTCCAATCATAAAATCATTAACTGCGTCCCAAGATCAAATTGATATACTTATAAATGAAATTATTACTTCAAATGTGGAAAGAGTGTATACAGGACATTGTACAGGAGAAAAGGCATATAGAAAATTAAATGATGTATTAGGTGATAAAATTCATTACATAAAAACAGGCACAGAGATATTGATTTAG
- the rnfB gene encoding RnfABCDGE type electron transport complex subunit B: protein METPIIVLIVMTCVGLVFGFVLAFANKKFSMEVNPLIEMVEDVLPKGQCGSCGYAGCKAYAEAVVSNPDVPPNLCIPGKDVIAKQVAELTGKAAEETEPRISHIKCKGCVDKAARSYDYEGIQDCVAASLLQGGPKVCSYGCLGFGTCVKNCPFDAMTLGENGLPIIDENKCTGCGKCETVCPKHVIEMRPMTSHVAVNCNSKDKGAVVRKACTVGCLGCGLCKRNCPHEAIVIENNIAVVDHSICAEKCDNPTCIAKCPTKAIQSLVGDVKPVVEAAKQEIAANTENKTNVENKDKSEN, encoded by the coding sequence ATGGAAACTCCAATTATAGTTTTGATTGTAATGACTTGTGTTGGTTTAGTATTTGGTTTTGTATTAGCTTTTGCTAATAAGAAATTTTCTATGGAAGTAAATCCTCTTATTGAAATGGTTGAAGATGTTTTACCAAAAGGTCAATGTGGTTCTTGTGGATATGCTGGATGTAAGGCTTATGCTGAAGCAGTTGTTAGCAACCCAGATGTACCACCGAACCTTTGTATTCCAGGTAAAGATGTAATTGCTAAACAAGTTGCAGAATTAACTGGTAAAGCTGCGGAAGAAACAGAACCAAGAATATCACATATAAAATGTAAAGGTTGCGTTGATAAGGCAGCTAGAAGTTATGATTATGAAGGAATACAAGATTGTGTAGCAGCTAGCTTGTTACAAGGAGGACCTAAGGTTTGTTCATATGGATGTCTTGGATTTGGAACTTGTGTTAAGAACTGTCCATTTGATGCTATGACTTTAGGAGAAAACGGATTACCAATAATAGATGAAAATAAATGTACAGGCTGTGGAAAATGTGAAACAGTTTGTCCTAAGCATGTTATAGAAATGCGTCCAATGACTAGTCATGTAGCTGTTAATTGTAATTCGAAAGATAAGGGAGCAGTAGTGCGTAAAGCATGTACTGTGGGATGTCTTGGATGTGGACTTTGTAAGAGAAATTGTCCACATGAAGCTATAGTAATAGAAAATAATATAGCTGTAGTGGATCATAGCATTTGTGCTGAAAAGTGTGATAATCCAACTTGTATAGCTAAGTGTCCAACTAAAGCTATCCAATCTCTAGTTGGAGATGTAAAGCCTGTAGTTGAAGCAGCTAAACAAGAAATTGCAGCAAACACTGAAAATAAAACAAATGTTGAGAATAAAGATAAGTCAGAAAACTAA
- a CDS encoding electron transport complex protein RnfA, producing the protein MMEYLTLFVSAVLVNNYVLTRFLGLCIFFGVSKSLDASIGMGMAVASILTLSSALAWVVYQFVLLPFGLTFLRTIVFVLLIASFVQLLEMIIKKHAPALYNMWGIYLLLIATNCIVLGVPVTNVESNYGFLKSVVNALGSGVGFALAIILMASLREKLALADVPKPLEGLGIAFILAGMLALSFLGFSGMIAL; encoded by the coding sequence ATAATGGAATATTTAACTCTTTTTGTAAGTGCTGTTCTTGTAAATAACTATGTTTTAACAAGATTTTTAGGATTATGTATTTTCTTTGGAGTCTCTAAGAGTCTTGATGCCTCTATAGGAATGGGTATGGCAGTTGCTTCTATTTTAACATTGAGTTCAGCTCTTGCATGGGTAGTTTATCAATTTGTATTATTGCCATTTGGTTTAACTTTTTTAAGAACAATTGTATTTGTACTTTTAATTGCAAGTTTTGTGCAGCTTTTAGAGATGATTATAAAGAAACATGCACCTGCATTATATAATATGTGGGGAATTTATTTATTACTTATTGCTACAAACTGTATAGTACTTGGTGTTCCAGTTACAAATGTAGAATCAAATTATGGATTCTTAAAAAGTGTAGTAAATGCTTTGGGATCAGGTGTAGGTTTTGCATTAGCAATAATTTTAATGGCTAGTTTAAGAGAAAAATTAGCTTTAGCAGATGTACCTAAACCGTTGGAAGGTCTTGGCATAGCATTTATTTTAGCTGGCATGCTTGCTTTGTCGTTCCTTGGTTTTTCAGGCATGATTGCTTTATAG
- the rsxE gene encoding electron transport complex subunit RsxE codes for MGDLWKIFKKGVVMENPIFVLALSLCPSLAVTSTVINALTMGLTVMFVITANNMSVSFTRKWVNPKVRVPVYITSIATIVTVVELLLQAYAPTLFKALGIYLDLVVVFAIILARAEVFASKNKVLPSMLDGLGMGVGFTIAMLIIGVIREFFGMGSIMGIPILGTWYKPILMMILPPGAFMLIGYLVALFKIHNEKMAKRQPEGGNA; via the coding sequence ATGGGTGATTTGTGGAAAATATTTAAAAAAGGTGTAGTTATGGAAAACCCTATATTCGTTCTTGCACTTAGTTTATGTCCTTCACTAGCAGTAACTAGTACAGTAATAAATGCTTTAACAATGGGACTTACTGTTATGTTTGTTATAACTGCTAATAATATGTCAGTATCTTTCACTAGAAAATGGGTTAACCCTAAGGTGCGTGTACCAGTATATATTACTTCTATAGCTACTATTGTTACAGTGGTAGAATTATTGTTACAAGCTTATGCACCAACGTTATTTAAAGCATTGGGTATTTATTTAGACCTAGTAGTTGTTTTTGCAATTATTTTAGCTCGTGCAGAAGTTTTTGCTTCTAAAAATAAAGTACTTCCATCAATGCTTGATGGATTAGGAATGGGAGTAGGTTTTACTATTGCAATGCTTATTATTGGAGTAATTCGTGAATTCTTCGGAATGGGCTCTATAATGGGAATTCCAATTTTAGGTACTTGGTATAAGCCTATATTAATGATGATTTTACCTCCAGGTGCATTTATGTTGATTGGATATTTAGTAGCACTGTTTAAAATCCATAATGAAAAAATGGCTAAACGCCAACCTGAGGGAGGTAATGCATAA
- a CDS encoding RnfABCDGE type electron transport complex subunit G, with amino-acid sequence MAEHHVEKQYSVFQIAMNLTAACFISGIIIAIVYFITNPIAVKNSKALEVKSMQKLISDADKFEKIQGKEGWYTAKSGGKTVGYIIPVETKGYGGAIKMLVAVTEDDKVIDYNIQSANETPGLGDNAAKEPFRKEFKGKKSEDLEVVKDPSNTKNIQAMTGATISSRAVTKGVKEALDDVKSLKGGK; translated from the coding sequence ATGGCAGAACATCATGTAGAAAAACAATATAGTGTATTTCAAATAGCTATGAATTTAACAGCAGCCTGTTTTATATCAGGAATAATTATAGCTATAGTATATTTTATAACTAATCCTATAGCTGTAAAAAACAGTAAGGCTCTTGAAGTTAAATCAATGCAGAAGTTAATTTCTGATGCGGATAAATTTGAAAAAATTCAAGGAAAAGAAGGATGGTATACTGCAAAGAGTGGTGGAAAAACTGTAGGTTATATTATTCCAGTTGAAACAAAAGGTTATGGTGGAGCAATTAAAATGCTTGTAGCTGTAACAGAAGATGATAAAGTAATTGATTATAATATACAGTCAGCTAATGAAACACCAGGACTTGGAGATAATGCAGCTAAAGAACCATTTAGAAAAGAATTCAAAGGTAAAAAATCAGAGGATTTAGAAGTAGTAAAGGATCCTTCAAATACCAAAAATATACAAGCTATGACAGGTGCAACAATTTCTTCAAGAGCAGTTACAAAAGGTGTTAAAGAGGCTCTTGATGATGTTAAAAGCTTGAAAGGAGGTAAATAG
- a CDS encoding RnfABCDGE type electron transport complex subunit D — protein MAEVELKDKLFTVSASPHIRSEESVSKIMWTVNATLVPAAIFGIWNFGINALVSIIAGIVSAVVFEYAVQKIRNKPITISDGSAVLTGLLIAMCVSPKVPFYMVIFGSFIAIVIAKHSMGGLGYNIFNPAHIGRAAMMASWPVFMTSWTVLRATGVDAVTSATPLGILKLQGYSKLIETFGGQANLYKALFIGTRNGCIGETSTVLLVLGGLYLIYKKYINWEVPVVMIATVGILTWVFGPSGMFTGDPVFHMMAGGLIIGAFFMATDMVTTPITRKGQIIFAFGAGLITTLIRLKGGYPEGVCYSLLLMNCVSPLIDRLCPPKKFGARR, from the coding sequence ATGGCTGAAGTAGAATTAAAAGACAAGCTATTTACCGTTTCTGCATCACCACATATTCGTTCAGAAGAATCCGTTTCTAAGATTATGTGGACTGTTAATGCAACTTTAGTACCAGCAGCTATTTTTGGTATTTGGAATTTTGGAATTAATGCATTAGTTTCAATTATAGCAGGTATTGTATCTGCAGTAGTTTTTGAATATGCAGTACAAAAAATAAGAAATAAACCTATAACTATAAGTGATGGTAGTGCTGTTTTAACAGGATTACTCATAGCAATGTGCGTTTCACCAAAGGTTCCATTTTATATGGTTATATTTGGTTCGTTTATTGCTATAGTTATAGCTAAACATTCTATGGGTGGACTAGGTTATAATATATTTAACCCGGCTCATATTGGAAGAGCAGCTATGATGGCTTCATGGCCTGTATTTATGACAAGTTGGACAGTTCTTCGTGCTACTGGTGTCGATGCTGTAACAAGTGCTACACCATTAGGAATTTTAAAATTGCAAGGTTATTCAAAACTTATCGAAACTTTTGGAGGACAAGCAAATCTTTATAAGGCATTATTTATAGGTACTCGTAATGGTTGTATTGGTGAGACTTCAACAGTTTTATTAGTGCTTGGAGGATTGTATTTAATTTATAAAAAATATATTAACTGGGAAGTACCAGTTGTTATGATAGCAACAGTTGGCATTTTAACTTGGGTATTTGGACCATCAGGTATGTTTACAGGAGATCCAGTATTCCATATGATGGCTGGCGGATTAATAATAGGAGCCTTCTTTATGGCTACTGACATGGTTACTACTCCAATTACGCGTAAAGGACAAATCATATTTGCTTTTGGAGCTGGATTAATTACTACATTAATTAGATTAAAAGGCGGATATCCAGAAGGCGTTTGTTATTCATTATTACTTATGAACTGTGTAAGTCCTTTAATTGATCGTCTATGCCCTCCAAAAAAATTCGGAGCAAGGAGGTAA
- the rsxC gene encoding electron transport complex subunit RsxC gives MFKSFRGGVHPNDRKSYTSGKAIEVLPVPNKVTIPVRQHIGAPCSPVVKKGDEVKKGQVIAKTDAFVSANIHASISGTVVDIGDYNHPVFGKCQAIVIENDGKDEWVEGIPMERNDWEKLDKKELLNIIKEAGIVGMGGATFPTHVKLSPPPDKKVDTFILNAAECEPYLTADHRMMLEQSERIVNGVKITMKVLGIDKGYVGIEQNKPDAIDVMTKAFEGTGIQVVGLPTKYPQGAEKMLIKVLVDKEVPSGGLPADVGVVVQNVGTVAAISDAVLKGIPLIERVTTVSGGAIKEPKNLLVRVGTLFSDAIEYCGGFSETPEKLLSGGPMMGMAQSHIDLPIIKGVSGILALSKKDINSGKESACIHCGRCVEVCPMHLVPSKLSILGERGLFEQAKEEANLLDCVECGSCVYVCPAKRNIVQYIKYCKAQNAAQNAKKK, from the coding sequence ATGTTTAAAAGTTTCCGAGGTGGGGTACATCCTAATGACAGAAAAAGTTATACTTCAGGTAAAGCTATAGAAGTATTGCCAGTACCCAATAAGGTTACCATTCCTGTTAGACAACACATTGGCGCGCCTTGTTCACCAGTTGTAAAAAAAGGTGATGAAGTAAAAAAAGGCCAGGTTATTGCAAAAACAGACGCTTTTGTTTCTGCTAATATTCATGCCTCAATATCAGGTACAGTAGTAGATATTGGTGATTATAACCATCCTGTATTTGGTAAGTGCCAAGCAATTGTTATTGAAAATGACGGGAAAGATGAATGGGTAGAAGGAATACCTATGGAAAGAAATGACTGGGAAAAGTTAGACAAAAAGGAACTGCTAAATATTATTAAGGAGGCAGGCATTGTTGGAATGGGAGGAGCAACTTTCCCTACACATGTTAAGCTTTCTCCACCGCCAGATAAAAAAGTTGATACATTTATTTTAAATGCAGCTGAATGTGAGCCTTATTTAACAGCTGACCACAGAATGATGCTTGAACAAAGTGAACGTATTGTTAATGGTGTAAAAATAACAATGAAGGTTCTTGGCATTGATAAGGGTTATGTTGGTATAGAACAAAACAAACCAGATGCTATAGACGTTATGACGAAAGCATTTGAAGGAACAGGTATACAAGTTGTTGGACTTCCAACTAAATACCCTCAAGGTGCTGAAAAAATGTTAATCAAAGTTTTAGTAGATAAAGAAGTACCATCTGGTGGATTGCCAGCAGATGTAGGTGTTGTAGTTCAAAATGTTGGTACTGTTGCAGCTATAAGTGATGCAGTACTTAAAGGAATTCCATTAATAGAAAGGGTTACAACTGTTAGTGGTGGAGCTATAAAAGAGCCTAAAAATCTTTTAGTAAGAGTTGGTACTTTATTTTCAGATGCAATAGAATATTGTGGAGGTTTTTCAGAAACTCCAGAAAAATTACTTTCAGGCGGTCCTATGATGGGAATGGCTCAATCTCATATAGACTTACCTATAATTAAAGGTGTATCTGGAATACTAGCTTTAAGTAAAAAAGATATTAACTCAGGAAAAGAATCAGCATGTATTCATTGTGGACGCTGTGTAGAGGTATGTCCTATGCACTTAGTTCCAAGTAAACTTAGTATTCTTGGCGAAAGAGGTTTATTCGAGCAAGCCAAAGAAGAAGCAAATCTTTTAGATTGCGTAGAATGCGGAAGTTGTGTTTATGTATGCCCTGCTAAACGTAATATTGTTCAATATATAAAATATTGTAAGGCACAAAATGCAGCTCAAAATGCAAAGAAGAAATAA
- a CDS encoding SoxR reducing system RseC family protein produces the protein MNKETEGIVIQIEGNMAKIKANRHGDCSNCGACPGDKAMVVDAINTIGAKPGQHVSFEIKEVNMLKAAFVVYILPLISIFIGAVIGGFVAKKIAQDTIVCQVIGGIITFILSIIYIKFFDKAANKDEKMKPIITRILS, from the coding sequence ATGAATAAAGAAACAGAAGGAATTGTAATTCAAATAGAAGGCAATATGGCTAAAATTAAAGCTAATAGGCATGGCGATTGTTCAAATTGTGGAGCTTGTCCTGGGGATAAAGCCATGGTAGTAGATGCGATAAATACTATTGGAGCTAAACCTGGACAACATGTCAGTTTTGAAATTAAAGAAGTAAATATGTTGAAGGCAGCTTTTGTAGTTTATATTTTGCCTCTCATATCTATCTTTATAGGTGCAGTAATTGGAGGATTTGTAGCTAAGAAGATTGCACAAGATACTATAGTGTGTCAAGTAATTGGTGGAATAATAACATTTATTCTATCTATTATATATATAAAGTTTTTTGATAAAGCTGCTAACAAAGATGAAAAAATGAAACCTATAATTACACGTATTTTATCTTAA